In the genome of Sphaeramia orbicularis chromosome 13, fSphaOr1.1, whole genome shotgun sequence, one region contains:
- the LOC115431996 gene encoding diablo homolog, mitochondrial produces MAALRRGISYLSFFRSTTHILFSSWRPAVQRFGKWTNILCTSLTVGGTLCAIPFKQVENLSHDSLIRRAAALVTDSSSTFLSQTTLALIDAVTEYSKAVHTLIALQRRYLASLGKLTPAEEDSVWQVIIGQRAEVNDRREECERFESTWVSAVNLCEMSAEAAYTSGAEQACITAKTNIQVAQSQVEEIRKLAADADKQLADTKVMEVERMAQYTASLENSNDEEEVPEAYLRED; encoded by the exons ATGGCCGCGCTGAGGAGGGGGATATCCTACCTCAGTTTCTTCAG GAGTACTACCCATATCTTGTTCAGCAGCTGGAGGCCTGCAGTCCAGAGATTTGGAAAATGGACAAACATTCTGTGCACATCTTTAACCGTGGGCGGTACGCTGTGTGCCATCCCTTTTAAACAG GTTGAAAACCTCTCTCATGACTCCCTAATCAGAAGAGCAGCCGCTTTAGTAACAGACAGTTCAAGCACTTTTCTCTCTCAGACCACCTTGGCCCTTATAGATGCCGTCACAGAGTATTCAAAG GCTGTGCACACACTCATTGCTCTACAAAGACGATATTTAGCTTCACTGGGAAAACTGACTCCAGCAGAAGAGGATTCAGTCTGGCAGGTGATCATTGGCCAGCGTGCTGAG GTTAATGACAGACGGGAAGAATGCGAACGTTTTGAGTCAACCTGGGTCAGTGCAGTTAACCTGTGTGAAATGTCAGCTGAGGCGGCGTACACTTCAG GAGCTGAGCAGGCATGCATCACGGCAAAAACAAACATTCAGGTGGCCCAGTCGCAGGTGGAGGAGATTCGAAAACTCGCGGCGGATGCTGATAAACAGCTAGCTGATACTAAAGTAATGGAGGTAGAAAGGATGGCACAATACACTGCCTCTTTGGAGAACAGTAACGATGAAGAAGAGGTGCCTGAGGCTTACTTAAGAGAGGACTAA